AGACTGGATTCTTTTCCTGAGGTACGTGTAGTAATTCGCAAAGACTGGGATAAATCAAAAGTAGCGGTTATTTCAGGTGGAGGTTCTGGTCATGAGCCTGCGCATGCCGGATTTGTTGGAAAAGGAATGCTTACTGCTGCGGTATGTGGAGATATTTTCGCTTCTCCTACGGTAGATGCAGTGTTATCAGCTATTTTAGCGGTAACCGGTCCAAAAGGTTGTTTACTGGTTATTAAAAACTATACCGGAGACCGTCTTAATTTTGGATTGGCAGCAGAACAGGCACGTGCGCTGGGGTATGACGTAACAACGGTAACTGTTGATGATGATATTGCACTTGGACAGGATGTGAAAAAACGTGGTTTAGCCGGTACCTTATTTGTCCATAAAATTGCCGGGCAGCTGGCAGAAGAAGGAAAATCGTTAGCTGAAATCGCCATAGCTGCACAAAAAGTTATCAATCATACTGCTTCTATAGGACTTTCATTAACAGAATGTCAGCATCTGGGACAGGAGACCACTTCCCGTTTAACAGACCAGGAAGTCGAATTAGGACTGGGCATTCATGGTGAACCAGGTATAGAAGTCATTCCTTATGCACCGGCAGATCAGCTGATGGCACTGGCTGTAGAAAAACTGGAAGCCAGTCTGACTGTGACAAATGGCAGGTATGCGATGATATTTAATAATATGGGTAGTGTAAGTCCAATTGAAATGAGTTTACTCGTTAATTCATTCAGCAGAACAAACCTTGCAGCTCAGATCGATTATATGATTGGTCCGGCTGCTTTAATGTCTTCTATAAACATGAGTGGTTTTTCTGTTTCTGTGATTTTACTGGACAAAGAAATTGAAGACGCTTTACTGGCTGACGCCGAACCTCACGCATGGCAGGTACAATCTTTTAAAAAGCCAGCAGAAGTGGCCAGTCCTCAGCTTCCCGAAACTATTCCTTATGAGCCTTCTGCTAATCTTAAGGTTAAGCAGCTGATAGAGGAGACAGGTAATCTGCTGGTTTCCATAGAAAAAGAAATTAATAGTCTGGACGCTAAAGTAGGAGATGGAGATGCAGGGTCGACATTTGCGCTTGCAGGTAAACGTCTGTTGCTGGTTGCAGATAAACTTCCACTGGATGATACCGGTAAACTATTGCTGACCATTGGCCGGATCTTAGCCAGAGAAGCGGGTGGGTCAAGCGGCGTTTTATTGTCAATTTTATTTACTGCTGCGGGTAATGCCTATTCAAAAGCTCCTGATCTGGGGAAATCCCTTTTGGAAGGTTTACAGAAAGTAAAGGATTATGGAGGTGCAAAAGCAGGTGACAGAACAATGATTGATGCCCTGGAGCCTGCTTTTGAAGCATTGGCAAAGAAAGAACCTGCTGCCACCGTTGCTAAACAGGCACGTCTGGGTGCTGAGCATACGAAAACAATTACCCAAACTAAATTTGGCAGATCTTCCTATCTTTCTGAAACCGTTTTGAAAGATATTCCGGATCCTGGTGCAGAAGTAATTGCAAGGATTTTTGAAAAAATAGCCTTATTGAAATAAGTTAGGCTGATAGTCAAAAAGGCATCATCCATTACAGATGATGCCTTTTTTTATAAATTACTTTTTGTTATAATCAAAATTGATCATCCATTGAACACCAAACTTATCGTTGAACATACCAAAGAATGCACCCCAGAAAGATTTTTCCAGAGGCATAACCACCTGACCACCTGCCGAAAGACCATTGAATAATTTTGTAGCTTCAGCTTCGCTATCTGCCTGAATAGAAACATAAAAATTATCTCCCTTTGTAATTGCGCCATAAGACTCAGGTCTGTCACTGCCCATCAAAACACTGCCACCACCAATTGGTAAAGAAACATGCATGATTTTGGCACTCTGACTTTTGTCTGTTTGATATTCTTCAGGCATCTCACCAAATCTGGCTAATACTTCAAATTCGCCACCAAATACTGATTTGTAGAAATTAAATACTTCTTCGGTATTACCGCCAAAGTTTAAATAAGGGTTTACTGCTGCCATTGTTTTGTTTTTAGATTATGATTCTTGGTTTGTTTATTGTTGTATAACAAATGTATATTCATTTTTGTGATTTTATAGGGTATAAATTAGCCAATCTTAGTGGTTGTTTGCGACTTGGAAACTAATTATATTGTAGTTGAATTAATTACCTGATCATTATGGAACTGACTCGTTTTTTGGAAAAATATCAGCCTGGAGATACGGAAGTTGTTAGTGAAGAGTTAGTTGATAAATATGCGCATATCCTTCCGGCCAGTATAATTACCTTATGGAGAACAAAAGGATTGGGGAAATATAACGACGGACTGATAGAAGTTATTAATCCTGATGATTTCCAGGATACTCTGGAACGGACTCTGGGAAGAAAAGCTTTAAATTATGTTCCTATAGCTATCAGTGGTTTCGGTGACCTGTTCTATTATCGAAAGTTAACAGTCACAGACGAGGATGTTTGTCTGTTTGATCCGCATTACAACCAGGTTGAAACCTGTGTCTGGAGCCTGGTTGACTTCTTTAACGGATATTTATGTGATGATGATATCATTGCAGAAGTTTTAAGAAAGGACTTGTTCAATGCTTCACTAAAGAAAGCGGGTGGATTGAAAAAAAATGAGATCTACTTTTTTGTTCCTGCACTGGCACTTGGTGGAAGTGAAAATATTGAGCATGTCCAGAAAGGCAATTGCCAGACTCATCTGAGTATACTCTTTCAATCCTGGTCGGCAAAAAGCTGAATTATTTGCGTCTGCAGATAAACTCTCCATTACCAATAGGAACAATCAGACAATCAAACCGGTTATCATCAGTAGCGGTATTAATCATCGGTTTTACACCTTCGTACTGATCTATTGCATTATCGGCGACAATAAGTCCGTTAACGACTATTTTATGCGCTATTTCCGTGAAACAACGTTCGTAGATTTCTTTTTCTGCATCTAAAAAACAAAAAGCAATCTGACCCAGTTGTGCACTATAATCGAAGAAATCTCCATGAATCAGTTCGATATAGTCTTCAAGACCCGCAATCCTGAAAGTTTCCTTAGCCAGCAAAACCTTATCCGGATCAATTTCAAATGTCTTTATCTTTCTGCCGGTCTCCCGGGCAGCAAACGCCAGCCATAAAGTCGAATAACCTGCGCTGGTTCCAATCTCAATGATTTCTCCTTCTGGCAGATTAACTGATAGCAGAGAGAGAAATTTACCCGTATCCGCACTGATTTGTCTTAGCCGTTTATTCCTGGGCGTGCCATCAGTCCGGTCAGCCAGGTCGATCTTCTCCAGATACTCCATTCTTTCTTTGAGAATGACTGATATTTCATTAAACATAAATACAAATTACGCTAATATTATATATTTTTATATAAACGCTGTTGATATGAGAAAAATCATTGCAATAATATTAAGTATAGGCTGTATGACTTTTGTAGCCTACAGTCAGACCGGGGGTGCTACCGATGAATTTGAACAGTCCTATAAAATTGCAAATCAGTTGATTAATGAGTCTTTGGCCAAAAAAGATTATAAGATGGCAGAAATACAGACCATCGGCTTTATCAATCAGTTTAAGAAGATGTCTGCCCGGACCCAGACAAAATATGCAGTCCTCATTCCCAATCATTATTATAACCTGTCTTGTATGGCAGCTTTGGGTGGCAATAAAAGTAAAGCAATTCTATATCTGGACAGTGCTTTTCAACATGGTTATTATAATTACAGACATACTTTAGCAGACGATGATCTGAATAGTTTGCGCGGGGAACAACAATTTAAAGTAGTCTTACAAAAGATCAGAGAAAAAGGTGACCTTGTTTATGTACTTCAGCAATCAGGTAACTATAACAATAAAGATAGCAGAACAAGCGTCGCTTTCACTTATCAGTCTGCAAAGGCTCCTGAACTTGTTAAATTCAGAAAACAATATAAGCTGGACTCTGTGAGTGGAAACGGAGATGAGATATCAAAAATTAAAAACCTGCTTTTGTGGGCTCATCATGCAGTCCGGCATGATGGGAGTTCTGATAATCCGGTAAAGAGAAACGCTGCCGATTTAATTGAAATCTGTAAAAAAGAAAATCGTGGTGTGAACTGCAGGATGATGGCCACAGTTTTAAGAGATGCCTGTCAGGCAATGGGTTTCAAGGCAAGAGTAGTTACCTGTATGCCAAAAGATACGGCAGATTTAGATTGTCATGTCATCAATGTAGTCTGGTCAGAGAAACTGAATAAATGGTTATGGATGGACCCGACATTTAATGCTTATGTAAGTGATGATAAAGGTACATTACTCAATATCGAAGAAGTTAGAAATAAGCTGGTCAGAGGAGAAGCATTAGTATTAAATGATGATGCAAACTGGAATGATAAAGAGAAAAAGACCAAAGAAGATTATCTCGATTATTATATGTCCAAAAATCTGTACTGGCTAAATTGCTATGCCAGGAGCGAATGGAATATAGAAACTGCTGGAGACGGAAAACCGTTGGCTGAAGTTGTTAATTTATACCCTGGAAAATTTACCACAATAACCGGTGACAAAGAGAAAGGAAAAACCAGACTGAGTTATGCAACAAATAATGCAGCGTATTTCTGGGCAAAACCTGGTCAGTAAACAGATGAGATTTGTTAAGTAAGCTATGTTTGATATTTGCTATTATCTGTTTGATTTTAGCAATCAGCAAGGCGTATTTCATCCTAATTTTATGTTTTTCCTGCCCTATAAATCAGCAGGTCTACCATAAAATATGAATAAGATGGATTTAACAAATTACAGAACACTGGGCAGATCAGGTCTAAAGATAAGTCCGCTAACCCTTGGAGCTATGACTTTTGGTGAGGACTGGGGCTGGGGTTCAACTCCGGCAGAAGCCGAAGCTATTATGTCAGCGTATATAGAACAGGGTGGAAATATTATTGATACTGCAAATGTTTACACGAAAGGACACTCAGAAAAAATAATAGGCGATTATTTAACAAAAACTGATCTGCGAAGAGATCAGCTTGTGCTTTCCACTAAATTTTTCTGCAACCTCTATCCTGGTGATCCAAATGCAGGTGGTTCCAGCAGAAAAGCTATAATCAGCTCTTTAGAAAATTCATTAAGAAGATTACAGACTGATTATGTGGATGTTTACTGGATGCATGCTTTTGACCCCTTTACCCCAATTGAAGAAACCATGTCTGCGTTGCATGACCTGATCACTTCCGGTAAGGTTCGTTATATTGCTGTTTCTGATACACCGGCATGGAAGATCGCCCAGTCACAGCTGATTGCTAATTTTAGGGGATGGTCTGCCTTTGCAGGGCTCCAGATAGAATATTCTCTGCTCGAGAGAACAGTCGAGGGCGAACTTATTCCGATGGCGCAGGATCTGGGATTAGGCATTATGCCATGGTCGCCTTTAAAGGGAGGAATTTTAAGCGGTAAATATACCAGAGCCAATAAAGGAGAAATACAAAGTGGCAGAAATAGTCTGGAAGGAGGGACTGAATTTGCTGAAGCTACCTATCAGCTAATAGATTGTTTAGCCCGCATTGCAAAAGAAAAAGAAACTACTCCGGCCAGTGTCGCATTAGCCTGGGTTATCAGCAGACCGGGAGTAACTTCTACATTAATTGGTGCCCGTACAATGGATCAGTTAAATCAGAATCTTAACGCTTTAGCTGTGCAGTTAACAGCAGATGAGATAGCTTCATTAGACAAACTTTCAGAACCTGTATTGGGTTTCCCTATTCCTTTTTTACGTAACAGGGCTGCACATATGGGGCAGGCAGGTGCAAATGTTAACGGTATTACTTCCTTTGCACCCCCTTTACTGCCACAAAATATCAGTGAGATATATTAATTATCAATTCTTTAC
This portion of the Pedobacter lusitanus genome encodes:
- a CDS encoding aldo/keto reductase, which produces MDLTNYRTLGRSGLKISPLTLGAMTFGEDWGWGSTPAEAEAIMSAYIEQGGNIIDTANVYTKGHSEKIIGDYLTKTDLRRDQLVLSTKFFCNLYPGDPNAGGSSRKAIISSLENSLRRLQTDYVDVYWMHAFDPFTPIEETMSALHDLITSGKVRYIAVSDTPAWKIAQSQLIANFRGWSAFAGLQIEYSLLERTVEGELIPMAQDLGLGIMPWSPLKGGILSGKYTRANKGEIQSGRNSLEGGTEFAEATYQLIDCLARIAKEKETTPASVALAWVISRPGVTSTLIGARTMDQLNQNLNALAVQLTADEIASLDKLSEPVLGFPIPFLRNRAAHMGQAGANVNGITSFAPPLLPQNISEIY
- a CDS encoding O-methyltransferase, with translation MFNEISVILKERMEYLEKIDLADRTDGTPRNKRLRQISADTGKFLSLLSVNLPEGEIIEIGTSAGYSTLWLAFAARETGRKIKTFEIDPDKVLLAKETFRIAGLEDYIELIHGDFFDYSAQLGQIAFCFLDAEKEIYERCFTEIAHKIVVNGLIVADNAIDQYEGVKPMINTATDDNRFDCLIVPIGNGEFICRRK
- a CDS encoding dihydroxyacetone kinase subunit DhaK, which codes for MKFFINESDQIVNEAINGLLTNPKLARLDSFPEVRVVIRKDWDKSKVAVISGGGSGHEPAHAGFVGKGMLTAAVCGDIFASPTVDAVLSAILAVTGPKGCLLVIKNYTGDRLNFGLAAEQARALGYDVTTVTVDDDIALGQDVKKRGLAGTLFVHKIAGQLAEEGKSLAEIAIAAQKVINHTASIGLSLTECQHLGQETTSRLTDQEVELGLGIHGEPGIEVIPYAPADQLMALAVEKLEASLTVTNGRYAMIFNNMGSVSPIEMSLLVNSFSRTNLAAQIDYMIGPAALMSSINMSGFSVSVILLDKEIEDALLADAEPHAWQVQSFKKPAEVASPQLPETIPYEPSANLKVKQLIEETGNLLVSIEKEINSLDAKVGDGDAGSTFALAGKRLLLVADKLPLDDTGKLLLTIGRILAREAGGSSGVLLSILFTAAGNAYSKAPDLGKSLLEGLQKVKDYGGAKAGDRTMIDALEPAFEALAKKEPAATVAKQARLGAEHTKTITQTKFGRSSYLSETVLKDIPDPGAEVIARIFEKIALLK
- a CDS encoding VOC family protein, with protein sequence MAAVNPYLNFGGNTEEVFNFYKSVFGGEFEVLARFGEMPEEYQTDKSQSAKIMHVSLPIGGGSVLMGSDRPESYGAITKGDNFYVSIQADSEAEATKLFNGLSAGGQVVMPLEKSFWGAFFGMFNDKFGVQWMINFDYNKK
- a CDS encoding transglutaminase-like domain-containing protein; translation: MRKIIAIILSIGCMTFVAYSQTGGATDEFEQSYKIANQLINESLAKKDYKMAEIQTIGFINQFKKMSARTQTKYAVLIPNHYYNLSCMAALGGNKSKAILYLDSAFQHGYYNYRHTLADDDLNSLRGEQQFKVVLQKIREKGDLVYVLQQSGNYNNKDSRTSVAFTYQSAKAPELVKFRKQYKLDSVSGNGDEISKIKNLLLWAHHAVRHDGSSDNPVKRNAADLIEICKKENRGVNCRMMATVLRDACQAMGFKARVVTCMPKDTADLDCHVINVVWSEKLNKWLWMDPTFNAYVSDDKGTLLNIEEVRNKLVRGEALVLNDDANWNDKEKKTKEDYLDYYMSKNLYWLNCYARSEWNIETAGDGKPLAEVVNLYPGKFTTITGDKEKGKTRLSYATNNAAYFWAKPGQ
- a CDS encoding T6SS immunity protein Tdi1 domain-containing protein encodes the protein MELTRFLEKYQPGDTEVVSEELVDKYAHILPASIITLWRTKGLGKYNDGLIEVINPDDFQDTLERTLGRKALNYVPIAISGFGDLFYYRKLTVTDEDVCLFDPHYNQVETCVWSLVDFFNGYLCDDDIIAEVLRKDLFNASLKKAGGLKKNEIYFFVPALALGGSENIEHVQKGNCQTHLSILFQSWSAKS